A single window of Sphingobacterium sp. ML3W DNA harbors:
- a CDS encoding ABC transporter ATP-binding protein — protein sequence MKTYFRLLSFAKPIEKYAVPYIICTLITVVFSTLNLALLAPLLQTLFNTDQVSAQAVLEKPEGYFDILGHFNYYASLANQQFGAYGALKYVCIVIVISVFISNLFRYLAQRIMENLRIHTLLNLRKTVFDNVMDLHLGFFNGQRKGDIISKVSSDVQVVQYSVTGTLQVAFKEPLQLVAYLVMLFIISAKLTFFAMLVIPISAFFISKIVKTLKAQAIAGQTSYANMISYLDEALSGVRIIKAFNGTNFVKKRFNDENDHYAGIMRAMARRQQLGSPVSELLGVIMVAIILLYGGNLVLSGSDEFGASEFIAYIAIFSQVMRPAKALTDAFSNIHNGIAAGERVLELIDTKSEVTDKPNAKVVSDFNQSIELQQVDFAYGEKAILKGINLTIEKGKTIALVGPSGGGKSTLVDLIPRFMDVTAGKILFDGIDLRDLDQESLRRMIGMVNQESILFNDSIFNNITFSNTNATQEEVEAAAKIANAHEFILKTEAGYQTNIGDRGAKLSGGQRQRICIARAVLKNPPIMLLDEATSALDTESEKLVQDSLYKLMDNRTTIVIAHRLSTIQNADKIVVIDGGQIVEFGSHSELIQKEGLYRKLIDMQQFTD from the coding sequence ATGAAAACTTACTTTAGGTTATTATCTTTTGCCAAGCCCATTGAGAAATATGCAGTCCCGTACATTATCTGTACGTTAATCACGGTTGTATTTAGTACTTTAAACTTGGCCTTATTAGCTCCGTTATTACAGACTTTGTTTAATACTGATCAGGTTTCTGCACAGGCAGTATTAGAAAAACCAGAAGGATACTTTGATATTCTTGGCCATTTTAATTACTACGCTAGTTTAGCAAACCAACAATTTGGTGCTTACGGTGCTCTGAAATACGTCTGTATAGTCATCGTTATTTCTGTATTTATTAGTAACTTATTTCGCTATTTAGCACAGCGTATAATGGAGAATTTACGTATACACACGTTGTTGAATTTGCGTAAGACAGTTTTTGACAATGTCATGGACCTGCATTTGGGGTTTTTTAATGGTCAACGTAAGGGTGATATTATTTCAAAAGTTTCATCGGATGTTCAGGTTGTACAATATTCTGTTACAGGTACCTTACAGGTTGCATTTAAAGAGCCTCTTCAGCTAGTTGCTTATTTAGTGATGCTCTTTATCATATCGGCAAAATTAACATTTTTTGCCATGCTCGTGATTCCTATATCGGCGTTTTTCATATCTAAAATTGTGAAAACTTTAAAGGCACAAGCAATCGCAGGTCAAACATCTTATGCCAATATGATTTCTTATCTGGATGAGGCTTTATCGGGAGTTCGTATTATCAAGGCATTTAATGGTACGAATTTCGTTAAAAAAAGATTCAATGATGAAAATGATCATTATGCAGGTATTATGCGTGCAATGGCGAGACGTCAACAATTGGGATCACCTGTTTCTGAATTGTTGGGTGTAATCATGGTTGCCATTATCTTGTTATATGGAGGTAATTTGGTTTTGTCAGGTAGTGACGAGTTTGGAGCTTCTGAATTCATTGCCTATATCGCTATATTTTCACAGGTTATGCGTCCAGCAAAGGCATTGACGGATGCCTTTAGTAATATCCATAATGGCATTGCGGCAGGTGAACGTGTTTTGGAATTGATCGACACAAAAAGTGAGGTGACGGATAAACCCAATGCGAAAGTAGTGTCTGATTTCAATCAATCTATTGAATTACAGCAGGTTGATTTTGCTTATGGAGAGAAAGCTATTTTGAAAGGAATCAATTTAACCATCGAAAAGGGGAAAACAATTGCGTTGGTAGGACCATCTGGTGGAGGAAAATCTACGTTAGTTGATTTAATCCCACGTTTTATGGATGTCACTGCAGGTAAAATTCTATTTGATGGCATAGATTTAAGAGATTTGGATCAGGAATCCTTGCGAAGAATGATTGGAATGGTGAATCAAGAGTCTATTTTATTTAACGATAGCATCTTTAATAATATCACATTTTCGAATACAAATGCAACTCAAGAAGAGGTGGAGGCTGCAGCAAAAATTGCAAATGCGCATGAATTTATCTTAAAAACTGAAGCAGGCTATCAAACAAATATTGGTGATCGTGGAGCAAAACTTTCAGGTGGCCAACGTCAAAGAATCTGTATTGCTAGAGCTGTTTTGAAAAATCCACCAATCATGTTGTTGGATGAGGCAACGTCGGCATTGGATACCGAATCAGAAAAACTAGTCCAAGATTCGTTATATAAACTCATGGACAATCGGACAACTATTGTCATTGCACACAGATTGAGTACCATTCAGAATGCAGATAAAATAGTTGTTATCGATGGAGGACAAATTGTAGAGTTTGGAAGTCACAGCGAATTGATTCAAAAAGAAGGCTTATATAGAAAATTGATAGATATGCAACAATTCACAGACTAA
- a CDS encoding pyridoxal phosphate-dependent aminotransferase, protein MQIEVAKRLQQTEEYYFSKKLREIDELNKAGARVINLGIGSPDLPPHPEVIQTLSTEAAKTNVHGYQNYKGSPVLRQAIADWYQRYYHATFNANTEILPLIGSKEGIVHICMTYLQEGDQVLIPNPGYPAYAAAVRLSGATAITYDLAEETDWLPNLKKLAENDLSKVKLMWINYPHMPTGASASEAFYHELIAFAKTHHILICHDNPYSFILTDAPKSIMSIDGAKEVALELNSLSKSSNMAGWRIGMLVGAEERINEVLRFKSNMDSGMFLPAQLAAAKALQLDKAWYQELNTIYNERRFLVFAIMDLLGCVYKKNQVGLFVWAKVPENYASGYTLSDEVLDLARVFITPGGIFGSAGNTYIRISLCASVEVLKEAITRIKVAKETN, encoded by the coding sequence ATGCAGATAGAAGTTGCCAAAAGGTTGCAACAAACCGAAGAATATTATTTCTCCAAAAAATTAAGAGAGATTGACGAGCTTAATAAAGCAGGGGCTCGCGTGATTAATTTAGGCATTGGAAGTCCTGACCTACCTCCTCATCCTGAAGTGATTCAGACATTGAGCACGGAAGCGGCTAAGACCAATGTACATGGTTATCAAAACTATAAAGGATCTCCGGTTTTGAGACAAGCTATTGCAGATTGGTATCAACGATATTATCATGCTACATTCAATGCAAATACAGAAATCTTACCCTTGATAGGATCTAAAGAAGGTATCGTCCATATTTGCATGACCTATTTACAAGAAGGAGATCAGGTTTTAATACCTAACCCTGGCTACCCTGCCTATGCTGCAGCAGTTCGTCTAAGCGGGGCAACAGCAATCACCTATGATTTAGCAGAGGAAACAGATTGGTTACCGAACCTAAAAAAGCTTGCTGAAAACGATCTGTCGAAAGTAAAATTAATGTGGATCAATTATCCTCATATGCCAACCGGTGCAAGTGCCAGTGAAGCATTCTATCATGAATTGATTGCCTTTGCAAAAACACATCATATTTTGATCTGTCATGATAACCCATATAGTTTTATATTGACCGACGCTCCTAAAAGTATTATGTCCATAGATGGGGCAAAAGAAGTCGCTTTGGAATTAAATTCGCTCAGCAAATCTTCTAATATGGCCGGATGGCGTATCGGTATGTTGGTTGGCGCAGAAGAACGCATCAATGAAGTATTGCGATTCAAAAGTAATATGGATTCGGGTATGTTCTTGCCAGCTCAGCTTGCTGCAGCAAAAGCATTGCAGCTGGATAAAGCATGGTATCAAGAGTTGAACACCATTTATAACGAAAGAAGATTTCTGGTATTTGCTATCATGGATTTACTGGGCTGTGTTTATAAAAAGAATCAGGTGGGTCTATTTGTCTGGGCTAAAGTTCCTGAAAATTACGCGTCAGGATACACTTTAAGTGATGAAGTTTTGGATCTCGCACGTGTATTCATCACACCTGGAGGAATATTCGGCAGCGCAGGAAACACCTATATTAGAATTAGTTTATGCGCCTCAGTTGAAGTTTTAAAAGAGGCAATTACACGGATTAAGGTAGCAAAGGAAACGAATTAA
- a CDS encoding prephenate dehydrogenase encodes MINIAIIGVGLIGGSVAMKLKEKRFCDQVFGVDKSDANLNKAMQIGFIDHKATLEEALEKCKVIILTAPVDAIIALAPKLLDQVTDQVIVDMGSTKLNILQLISDHPKRGRYVAAHPMAGTEYSGPEAALPNLFKDKMMVYVEAFKSDEDAFELTDSITELLEMRSSFMTAEEHDTHTAYVSHISHLTSFALALTVLEKEKSQGRIFELAGSGFESTVRLAKSSPDMWTPIFKQNRVNVLEVLEENIKQLQALKDAIQDENYSELHKLIKKSNKIKRIIK; translated from the coding sequence ATGATAAATATAGCCATTATTGGCGTCGGTTTAATTGGCGGCTCAGTCGCCATGAAACTAAAAGAAAAAAGATTCTGCGATCAAGTTTTTGGTGTAGACAAAAGTGATGCAAACCTTAACAAAGCAATGCAAATTGGCTTCATTGACCACAAAGCGACACTGGAAGAAGCTTTGGAAAAATGTAAGGTTATCATTTTAACCGCTCCTGTAGATGCAATCATCGCTTTAGCACCAAAGTTACTCGATCAAGTAACAGATCAGGTTATCGTTGACATGGGCTCTACCAAACTAAATATCTTACAATTGATTTCTGACCACCCTAAACGTGGACGCTATGTCGCTGCGCATCCTATGGCAGGTACAGAGTATTCTGGACCTGAAGCCGCGCTCCCAAATCTGTTTAAAGATAAAATGATGGTCTACGTAGAGGCATTTAAATCTGATGAAGATGCCTTCGAACTAACAGATTCTATTACTGAATTGCTGGAAATGCGTTCTTCTTTTATGACAGCCGAAGAGCATGACACTCACACAGCCTATGTCTCTCATATTTCACACTTGACCTCTTTTGCTTTAGCCCTAACAGTTCTGGAAAAAGAGAAATCGCAAGGTAGAATTTTTGAGTTAGCAGGTTCCGGATTTGAATCAACAGTACGTTTAGCGAAAAGTTCACCTGATATGTGGACTCCTATTTTCAAACAAAATAGAGTAAACGTATTAGAAGTATTGGAAGAAAACATCAAACAGCTTCAAGCCTTGAAAGATGCCATTCAAGACGAGAATTATAGCGAACTACATAAACTCATTAAAAAATCGAATAAGATTAAGCGCATTATAAAATAG
- a CDS encoding O-acetylhomoserine aminocarboxypropyltransferase/cysteine synthase family protein codes for MSTNKNLKFETLQVHAGQVADPTTGSRAVPIYQTSSYVFENAEHGANLFALKQFGNIYTRLQNPTTDVFEKRVAALEGGVAALAVASGQAAQFIALNNILEAGDNFVSSSNVYGGTYNQFKVAFKRLGIDVRFTKETTAEDFESLIDENTKALYLETIGNPSYDIPDFDKIAAVAKKHDIPLIVDNTFGAAGYLFKPLEHGASVVVQSATKWIGGHGTSIGGVIVDGGNYNWGNGKFKQFSEPSEGYHGLVFADVFGINGPFGNIQFAIRARVEGLRDFGPAISPFNSFQLIQGLETLSLRVQRHVDNTLEVAKWLESHPQVENVNYPGLKSSPSYANAQKYLKNGYGAVLSFQIKGDVTKADEFIDSLELISHVANVGDTKTLIIHPAATTHQQLSDEAKNAAGVFVGLLRLSVGIEHIDDIKADLQQAFDKIK; via the coding sequence ATGTCTACAAATAAAAATTTGAAATTCGAAACACTGCAAGTGCATGCAGGTCAAGTTGCTGACCCAACAACTGGTTCACGTGCAGTGCCTATATATCAAACAAGTTCTTATGTATTTGAAAACGCAGAACATGGCGCTAATTTATTTGCATTAAAACAATTTGGAAACATCTACACACGTCTTCAAAACCCTACAACAGATGTTTTTGAAAAACGAGTAGCTGCTTTAGAAGGTGGTGTAGCTGCACTAGCTGTTGCTTCTGGCCAAGCAGCGCAATTTATTGCATTAAACAACATTTTAGAAGCTGGAGATAACTTTGTTTCAAGCAGTAATGTCTACGGTGGTACTTATAATCAATTTAAAGTAGCGTTCAAAAGACTAGGTATTGATGTACGTTTTACAAAAGAAACTACAGCTGAAGACTTTGAATCATTAATCGATGAAAACACAAAAGCACTTTACTTGGAAACTATCGGAAACCCAAGTTACGATATCCCTGATTTTGACAAAATAGCTGCTGTTGCTAAAAAACATGATATTCCACTTATTGTTGACAATACATTCGGTGCAGCCGGCTATTTATTCAAACCCTTAGAGCACGGTGCCTCTGTAGTTGTTCAATCAGCAACAAAATGGATTGGTGGTCATGGAACTAGCATCGGCGGTGTTATCGTTGATGGTGGAAATTACAACTGGGGAAATGGTAAATTTAAACAATTCTCAGAACCATCAGAAGGATATCATGGATTGGTATTTGCAGACGTATTTGGTATTAATGGCCCATTTGGCAATATCCAATTTGCTATCCGTGCGCGTGTAGAAGGGCTACGTGATTTTGGTCCTGCAATATCGCCTTTCAACTCATTCCAACTGATTCAAGGTTTAGAAACATTATCCCTACGCGTTCAGCGTCATGTAGACAATACGTTAGAAGTAGCAAAATGGTTAGAATCACATCCACAGGTAGAAAATGTAAACTATCCAGGATTAAAGAGTTCACCAAGTTATGCTAACGCTCAAAAATATCTAAAAAATGGCTACGGTGCTGTTCTTTCTTTCCAAATTAAAGGCGACGTAACAAAAGCTGATGAATTTATTGACAGTCTAGAATTAATCAGTCACGTGGCAAATGTTGGAGATACAAAAACATTAATCATTCACCCTGCGGCTACAACTCATCAACAGCTTAGTGATGAAGCAAAAAATGCAGCAGGAGTATTTGTAGGCTTACTTCGTTTATCTGTCGGTATCGAGCATATTGATGATATCAAAGCAGATTTACAACAAGCATTCGATAAAATAAAATAA
- a CDS encoding homoserine dehydrogenase, protein MSKKLTIGMFGFGVVGQGLYDIIKTKNLNLEIKKFVIKNADKQRSLPAELFTTDAEAILSDPEINTVVELIDDADAAYALTVRALKSGKNVVSANKKMIATHLEELASIQQEYGTSLLYEGAVCGSIPIIRNLEEYYDNELLHAVTGIFNGSSNFILSKVFNENQPYADALKEAQDLGFAETDPTLDVGGFDPKYKLTIVAAHAYGINVNPDDVFNIGIDKLGVQDIRFAKEKNFKIKLIPTAREIDQNKVVLYVIPKFISADNILFNVENENNGVLVKAAFADEQFFYGKGAGGHPTGSAVLSDITALRYDYRYEYKKHLNTNALSYSTDHEIKVYLRYEDDSLIEKLGFSNIIERYYAPNFKYVIGTVNLQKITAFKSEINQTGNFIAEID, encoded by the coding sequence ATGAGTAAGAAATTAACGATTGGAATGTTTGGATTCGGAGTTGTAGGGCAAGGATTGTACGACATTATCAAGACTAAAAACTTAAATTTAGAAATTAAAAAATTTGTCATCAAAAATGCTGACAAACAAAGATCACTACCTGCTGAATTATTCACAACAGATGCTGAGGCTATTCTCTCAGATCCTGAAATCAATACCGTTGTAGAATTGATCGACGATGCAGATGCTGCCTATGCATTAACTGTTCGTGCGCTTAAATCTGGAAAAAATGTAGTATCTGCAAATAAAAAAATGATTGCTACGCATTTAGAGGAACTAGCTTCCATCCAACAAGAATATGGCACAAGCCTACTCTACGAAGGTGCAGTTTGTGGTAGTATTCCTATTATACGTAATTTGGAAGAGTATTACGACAACGAGCTATTGCACGCTGTAACGGGTATCTTTAACGGTTCTTCCAACTTTATACTCTCAAAGGTATTTAATGAAAACCAACCATACGCAGATGCTTTAAAAGAAGCTCAAGATTTAGGTTTTGCAGAAACAGATCCTACCTTGGACGTCGGTGGATTTGACCCTAAGTACAAGTTGACAATTGTTGCCGCTCACGCATACGGTATAAATGTCAACCCAGATGACGTATTTAACATAGGGATTGATAAATTGGGTGTTCAAGACATACGCTTTGCTAAAGAGAAAAATTTTAAAATAAAACTTATCCCTACAGCTCGAGAAATCGATCAAAATAAAGTTGTCCTTTATGTCATCCCTAAGTTCATCAGCGCTGATAACATTTTGTTCAATGTTGAAAACGAAAACAACGGCGTACTTGTAAAGGCTGCTTTCGCGGATGAGCAGTTTTTTTATGGTAAAGGAGCTGGAGGTCATCCAACAGGTTCTGCGGTATTATCTGATATCACAGCGTTGCGCTATGATTATAGATATGAATACAAAAAACACTTAAACACAAATGCACTGTCATATAGTACCGACCATGAAATCAAAGTGTATTTAAGATATGAGGACGATAGCTTAATCGAAAAATTAGGCTTTTCTAACATCATCGAAAGATATTACGCTCCAAATTTTAAATATGTAATCGGAACAGTCAATTTACAGAAAATTACAGCATTTAAATCTGAAATTAATCAAACAGGAAACTTCATTGCAGAGATTGACTAA